In the genome of Desulfurobacteriaceae bacterium, one region contains:
- a CDS encoding GIY-YIG nuclease family protein, with the protein MFLKKNTKGTYCLVFSIDDVSLKVRSGKKFFLKKGTYLYVGSAFGSGGLKKRIQRHLKKDKKKHWHFDFVSAQDSFKALEVWIVENKRLECLLADFISKTEEPVFGFGSSDCKCLSHLFRVSDLEDLKSQVLKEFNVKIFKI; encoded by the coding sequence ATGTTTCTAAAAAAGAACACAAAAGGAACTTATTGCCTCGTTTTCTCAATAGATGACGTTTCTCTAAAAGTAAGAAGCGGTAAAAAATTCTTTCTTAAGAAGGGAACTTATCTTTATGTCGGTTCAGCTTTTGGAAGTGGAGGATTGAAAAAAAGAATACAAAGACACCTTAAAAAGGACAAGAAAAAGCATTGGCATTTCGATTTCGTTTCAGCTCAAGATTCTTTTAAAGCACTTGAAGTTTGGATAGTGGAAAATAAAAGGCTTGAATGCTTACTGGCAGATTTTATATCCAAAACGGAAGAACCCGTTTTTGGCTTTGGTTCAAGTGATTGTAAGTGTTTGTCTCATCTATTTAGAGTTAGTGATCTGGAAGATTTGAAAAGCCAGGTACTTAAAGAATTCAATGTTAAAATTTTTAAAATTTAA
- the trpD gene encoding anthranilate phosphoribosyltransferase, with the protein MEVKEVLNKLVEKQNLFFEETKDLFTKIMDGELTDAQIAGILVALRAKGETEEEVAGATYVMREKSLKVPLPEDVKEKIVDTCGTGGDLKGTFNISTTVALVVASCGVPVAKHGNRSVSSKCGSADILESFGVKIDLAPEEVAECIKETNFGFMFAPRFHPAMAKVVKPRRELGIRTIFNLLGPMTNPAGAKRQLMGVFREDLTEKLGKVLLKLGTKRSFIVHGKDGTDEITICDKTTITEISDCELKTYEISPEDFGLRRGTFEELKGGETLEENKKIVERILKGEEKGSKREIVVLNAAFALLAGDKVKTVEEGIDLATKVLEEGRPFETLMEVVKLTNSF; encoded by the coding sequence ATGGAGGTTAAGGAAGTTTTAAATAAACTGGTTGAAAAGCAAAATTTATTTTTTGAGGAAACCAAAGATCTCTTTACAAAAATAATGGATGGAGAACTTACAGATGCTCAGATAGCAGGAATTCTTGTTGCCTTGAGGGCGAAAGGAGAAACAGAAGAAGAAGTTGCAGGTGCTACGTATGTTATGAGAGAAAAGAGTTTAAAAGTTCCTCTCCCTGAAGATGTTAAAGAAAAGATAGTCGACACCTGTGGAACGGGAGGGGATTTAAAGGGAACTTTTAACATATCTACAACAGTTGCTCTTGTTGTTGCTTCCTGTGGCGTACCAGTAGCAAAGCACGGAAACCGATCCGTTTCGAGCAAATGTGGAAGCGCAGACATTTTGGAAAGCTTTGGTGTGAAAATTGACTTAGCTCCAGAGGAAGTGGCAGAATGTATTAAAGAAACGAACTTTGGCTTCATGTTTGCTCCAAGATTTCATCCTGCAATGGCAAAAGTTGTAAAACCAAGAAGGGAACTGGGAATAAGAACCATATTTAATCTTCTTGGACCAATGACAAATCCTGCTGGAGCTAAAAGACAACTTATGGGAGTGTTTAGAGAAGATTTAACAGAGAAACTTGGGAAAGTTCTACTAAAACTTGGAACAAAAAGATCTTTTATAGTCCACGGAAAAGATGGCACTGACGAAATAACAATCTGCGATAAGACCACGATCACCGAAATTTCGGACTGTGAGTTAAAGACTTACGAAATTTCCCCAGAAGACTTTGGGTTAAGGAGAGGAACCTTTGAAGAGCTAAAAGGTGGCGAGACTTTAGAGGAAAATAAGAAAATTGTTGAAAGAATACTAAAAGGAGAAGAAAAAGGATCAAAAAGGGAGATTGTTGTCCTAAATGCAGCCTTTGCACTTTTGGCAGGTGATAAAGTTAAAACGGTAGAAGAAGGAATAGACCTTGCTACAAAAGTTTTAGAGGAAGGAAGACCTTTTGAGACTTTAATGGAAGTGGTTAAGCTAACAAATAGCTTTTAA